GCCAGCCGCGCGGCGATCTTGGCAATGGGGAACCCCGTCGCCTTGGAGGCCAGCGCCGAGGACCGGGAGACCCGCGGGTTCATCTCGATGACGACGACCCGCCCGGTGGTGGGCTCGACGGCGAACTGGACGTTGCACCCGCCGGTGTCCACGCCGACCTCGCGGATGACGGCGATGCCGACGTCGCGGAGCTTCTGGTACTCGCGGTCGGTGAGGGTGAGCGCCGGGGCGACGGTGATGGAGTCCCCGGTGTGCACGCCGACGGGGTCGACGTTCTCGATGGAGCACACGACGACGACGTTGTCCGCCTTGTCGCGCATGAGCTCGAGCTCGAACTCCTTCCACCCGAGGATCGACTCCTCGAGGAGGACCTCGCTGGTGGGCGAGTAGTGCAGGCCGGCCCCGGCGATCCGGTCGAGGTCCGCCGGGGTGTAGGCCATGCCCGAGCCGAGCCCGCCCATGGTGAACGAGGGCCGCACGACGAGGGGGTAGCCCAGGTCGGCGGCGATCTCGTGGCACTCCGAGAGCGTGTGGGCGATGGCCGAGCGGGCGCTCTCGGCGCCGCACCGGGCGACGACCTCTTTAAAGGCCTGGCGGTCCTCGGCGGCGTTGATCGCGGCGATCGATGCGCCGATGAGCTCGACGCCGTACTCGGCGAGCACCCCGGCCTCGTCCAGGGCGATGGCGGTGTTGAGCGCCGTCTGCCCGCCGAGGGTGGGCAGGAGGGCGTCGGGGCGCTCCTTGGCGATGATCGAGGCGACCACCTCGGGCGTGATGGGCTCGACGTAGGTGGCGTCGGCCATCTCCGGGTCCGTCATGATCGTCGCCGGGTTGGAGTTGACGAGGATGACCCGCAGGCCCTCCTCGCGCAGCACCCGGCACGCCTGGGTGCCCGAGTAGTCGAACTCCGCGGCCTGGCCGATGACGATCGGCCCGGAGCCGATGACGAGGACGGAGGTGAGGTCGGTCCGGCGGGGCATCAGGCGTCCTCTCGGGTGGCGCTCGCGCGGCGCTGGGTCATGAGCGCGATGAAGCGGTCGAACAGGTGCTCGGCGTCGTGCGGGCCGGCGGCCGCCTCGGGGTGGTACTGGACCGAGAACGCGGGGATGTCGAGCGCCCGCAGGCCCTCGACGACGTCGTCGTTGAGGCCGAGGTGGGAGACCTCGACCCGCCCGTACCGGCCGCCGTCGAACGGGGCGACGCTCGGGGCGTCGGTGGGGGCGTCGACGGCGAAGCCGTGGTTGTGGGCGGTGATCTCCACCCGGCCGGTCGCCCGGTCGAGGACGGGCTGGTTGACCCCGCGGTGGCCGTACTCCAGCTTGTAGGTGCCGTAGCCCAGGGCGCGGCCGAGGAGCTGGTTGCCGAAGCAGATGCCGAAGAACGGCACCTTCGCGTCGAGCACGCCGCGCAGGAGCTCCACCTCGTGGGTCGCGGCGCCGGGGTCGCCGGGGCCGTTGGAGAAGAAGACGCCGTCGGGCGCCAGCGCGAGGATCTCGGGCAGCGTGATGCTCTGCGGCACGACGTGCACGCGCACCCCGCGCGCGGCCAGCTGGGCCGGCGTGCGGGACTTGATCCCCAGGTCCACCGCGACGACGGTGGCGACCGGCTCGCCAGCCGGCTCGACGACGTACGCGTGCGGGGTGGTCACCTGCCCGGCGAGGTCGGCGCCGGTCATCGCGGGCGCCTGGCGGACGAGGTCACCGAGGACCTCGCGGGCGGCGGCGTTGCCCTCGGCGGCCCCCGCGGGCAGGGCGGTGCCGGAGAAGATGCCGCCGCGCATGACGCCCCGCTCGCGCAGGTGCCGGGTGAGGGCGCGGGTGTCCACGGAGCAGATGCCCACGACGCCCTGGTCCCGCAGCTCGTCCTCGAGCTCGCGCTCGGAGCGCCAGCTCGACGCGCGCCGGGCGGCGTCGCGCACGACGAACCCGGCCACCCAGATGCGGCTGGACTCGGGGTCCTCGTCGTTGACGCCGGTGTTGCCGATGTGCGGCGCCGTCATGACGACGATCTGGCGGTGGTAGGAGGGGTCGGTGAGGGTCTCCTGGTAGCCGGTCATCCCGGTGGAGAAGACGATCTCGCCGACCGTCCGCCCGAGCTGGCCGTACGCCTCGCCGCGCAGGACGAAGCCGTCCTCCAGGACCAGCAGGGCAGGGTCTCGTCGGGTTCTCACGCGTGCTCTCCTCCTCGTGCGGGATCGACCGGGTGGCCGTCCAGGACCGTGGCGCGGCCGCGCAGGAACGTCGCCATGACGCGGCCGGGCAGGGTGCGGCCGCGGAACGGGGTGTTCCCCGACGCGGTCGCCTGGCGGGTGGGGTCGACCTCGACGCGCGCGGCGGGGTCGACGAGCGTGATCGACGCCGGCTCCCCCGCGGCGAGCGGGCGGCCGTGGTCGCCCACGCGGCCGATGCGGGCGGGGCGCACGGACAGCACCTGGGCGACGTCGGCCAGGGTCATCGCGCCGGTGGCGACCATCGTCTCCAGCACGACGGGCAGGGCGGTCTCCAGCCCGGTCATCCCGAAGGCCGCGGCCCCCCACTCGCAGTCCTTGTCCTCCACGGCGTGCGGGGCGTGGTCGGTGGCGACGATGTCGATGGTCCCGTCGGCCAGCGCCTCCCGCAACGCGGCGACGTCCTCGGCGGTGCGCAGCGGCGGGTTGACCTTGTACCGCGGGTCGTAGGTGCGGGCCAGGTCGTCGG
The sequence above is a segment of the Georgenia faecalis genome. Coding sequences within it:
- the carA gene encoding glutamine-hydrolyzing carbamoyl-phosphate synthase small subunit; amino-acid sequence: MRTRRDPALLVLEDGFVLRGEAYGQLGRTVGEIVFSTGMTGYQETLTDPSYHRQIVVMTAPHIGNTGVNDEDPESSRIWVAGFVVRDAARRASSWRSERELEDELRDQGVVGICSVDTRALTRHLRERGVMRGGIFSGTALPAGAAEGNAAAREVLGDLVRQAPAMTGADLAGQVTTPHAYVVEPAGEPVATVVAVDLGIKSRTPAQLAARGVRVHVVPQSITLPEILALAPDGVFFSNGPGDPGAATHEVELLRGVLDAKVPFFGICFGNQLLGRALGYGTYKLEYGHRGVNQPVLDRATGRVEITAHNHGFAVDAPTDAPSVAPFDGGRYGRVEVSHLGLNDDVVEGLRALDIPAFSVQYHPEAAAGPHDAEHLFDRFIALMTQRRASATREDA